Proteins encoded by one window of Rhodamnia argentea isolate NSW1041297 chromosome 6, ASM2092103v1, whole genome shotgun sequence:
- the LOC115727093 gene encoding dnaJ homolog subfamily B member 1-like isoform X2, with protein MGVDYYNVLKVNRSATDEDLRKAYKRLAMKWHPDKNPIDHKEAEAKFKLISEAYDVLSDPQKRQIYDLYGDEALKSADFQPPSPASGTARANSSFRFDPRNADDIFDDFFGGSPGGRGGGSRARVFRENVERNGNGEARRDLPEKKKPPPVESKLVCSLEELYRGGRRKMRISRVVHDEFGVSSSLMSGQ; from the exons ATGGGCGTCGATTACTACAACGTCCTCAAAGTGAACCGGAGCGCGACCGACGAGGATCTCCGGAAGGCGTACAAGAGGCTGGCCATGAAGTGGCACCCGGACAAGAACCCGATCGACCACAAGGAGGCCGAGGCCAAGTTCAAGCTCATCTCGGAGGCTTACGACGTGCTGAGTGATCCGCAGAAGCGGCAGATCTACGACCTCTACGGGGACGAGGCGCTCAAGTCCGCCGACTTCCAGCCCCCCTCTCCGGCCTCCGGGACAGCGCGCGCCAACTCGTCGTTCCGGTTCGATCCGCGCAACGCCGACGATATATTCGACGATTTCTTCGGCGGATCGCCGGGTGGGCGCGGCGGTGGGAGCAGGGCGAGGGTTTTCAGGGAGAATGTGGAGAGGAACGGGAATGGAGAGGCGAGGCGGGATCTGCCGGAGAAGAAGAAGCCTCCGCCTGTGGAGAGCAAGCTGGTTTGCAGCTTGGAGGAGCTTTACAGAGGTGGAAGGAGGAAGATGAGGATTTCGCGGGTTGTTCATGATGAATTTGG AGTTTCTAGCTCTCTGATGTCAGGGCAATGA